A single genomic interval of Streptomyces sp. 1222.5 harbors:
- a CDS encoding trehalase family glycosidase yields MTSLLDRPVPHRAADLTLRRGAVRVLLDNWTGHSTVPSRTLYPHQWSWDSAFIAIGLRHLSVRRAQQELETLLSAQWTDGRIPHIVFNSAVPDDAYFPSPDFWRSSTCGRTSGAPAAPETSGIVQPPVHALAAWLVHHTDPEESRRRAFLNRVLPRLTAWHDYLLDHRDLGGGGLAAVIHPWEPGMDNSPCWDQALQRVVPAAADAFRRADLDHGHPADRPTDLDYGRYVRLVADYRNTGYDDRSGRHTFAVEDPSFNALLIAGEHALAAMAEETGADPAPHTARAEKLTDHLVTRLWDDDAGTFRVRDLTTDTLVDEHSVTGLIPLLAPRLPRHIVNRLAQTLGSPRFTAPATRLVPSYDLTGHAFNAQRYWRGPAWFNTAWLIHRGLRTHGLHHSAERLRQGFLGEAEHSGFAEYIDPTTGAARGARNFSWTAALALDLLSADLKEPTP; encoded by the coding sequence GTGACGTCCCTCCTGGACCGGCCCGTACCGCACCGCGCCGCAGACCTGACCCTCCGGCGCGGTGCGGTACGGGTCCTGCTCGACAACTGGACCGGCCACTCGACCGTTCCCTCCCGCACCCTCTACCCCCACCAGTGGAGCTGGGACTCCGCCTTCATCGCCATCGGCCTGCGTCACCTGTCGGTGCGCCGGGCCCAGCAGGAGCTGGAAACACTGCTGTCCGCCCAGTGGACCGACGGCCGCATACCGCACATCGTCTTCAACTCCGCCGTCCCCGACGACGCCTACTTCCCCAGCCCCGACTTCTGGCGCTCCTCCACCTGCGGCCGCACCTCGGGCGCTCCGGCCGCACCGGAAACCTCGGGCATCGTCCAGCCGCCCGTGCACGCGCTGGCGGCGTGGCTCGTCCACCACACCGACCCCGAGGAATCGCGGCGGCGTGCCTTCCTCAACCGGGTACTCCCCCGCCTCACGGCCTGGCACGACTACCTCCTTGACCACCGTGACCTCGGCGGCGGCGGCCTCGCCGCCGTGATCCATCCATGGGAGCCGGGCATGGACAACAGCCCGTGCTGGGACCAGGCACTGCAGCGCGTCGTGCCCGCCGCTGCGGACGCCTTCCGTCGCGCCGACCTCGACCACGGGCACCCCGCCGACCGGCCCACCGACCTGGACTACGGCCGATATGTCCGCCTCGTGGCCGACTACCGCAACACCGGCTACGACGACCGCAGCGGCCGGCACACCTTCGCGGTGGAGGACCCCTCCTTCAACGCACTGCTGATCGCCGGCGAACACGCCCTGGCCGCGATGGCCGAGGAGACCGGAGCAGACCCGGCCCCCCACACGGCGCGCGCCGAGAAACTCACCGACCACCTCGTGACCCGGCTGTGGGACGACGACGCCGGCACCTTCCGCGTCCGCGACCTCACCACCGACACCCTGGTCGACGAACACTCCGTCACCGGCCTCATCCCGCTCCTCGCACCCCGCCTGCCGCGCCACATCGTCAACCGCCTCGCCCAGACACTCGGCAGCCCACGCTTCACGGCACCCGCCACACGGCTCGTCCCGAGCTACGACCTCACCGGCCACGCCTTCAACGCTCAGCGCTACTGGCGCGGCCCCGCGTGGTTCAACACCGCCTGGCTGATCCACCGCGGCCTGCGCACCCACGGCCTGCACCACAGCGCCGAACGTCTACGGCAGGGCTTCCTCGGCGAAGCGGAACACTCCGGCTTCGCTGAGTACATCGACCCCACCACCGGTGCCGCACGCGGCGCCCGGAACTTCTCCTGGACCGCCGCCCTCGCCCTCGACCTGCTCAGCGCCGACCTCAAGGAGCCCACGCCATGA
- a CDS encoding TetR/AcrR family transcriptional regulator: MSTSERLIESTRELLWERGYVGTSPKAILERAGAGQGSMYHHFKGKPDLALAAIRRTAEELRASAERVLGGPGTPYDRIEAYLLRERDVLRGCPVGRLTMDPDVIASDELRAPVDETIACIRERIAAIVDEGKRQGQFAPELDGEEIGATVVATVQGGYVLARASGSPAAFDAGVRGLLSLLAPRTHRQEN, encoded by the coding sequence ATGAGCACCTCGGAACGCCTGATCGAGTCCACCCGTGAACTGCTGTGGGAGCGCGGGTACGTGGGCACGAGCCCCAAGGCGATCCTGGAGCGCGCGGGCGCGGGCCAGGGCAGCATGTACCACCATTTCAAAGGCAAGCCGGACCTAGCCCTGGCGGCGATCCGGCGCACCGCCGAGGAGTTGCGCGCCAGCGCCGAACGGGTCCTCGGCGGACCGGGCACGCCGTACGACCGGATCGAGGCGTATCTGCTGCGCGAGCGTGACGTGCTGCGCGGCTGCCCGGTCGGCCGGCTGACCATGGATCCGGACGTGATCGCCAGCGACGAGCTGCGCGCGCCGGTGGACGAGACGATCGCGTGCATCCGGGAGCGGATCGCCGCGATCGTCGACGAGGGCAAACGGCAAGGGCAGTTCGCGCCGGAACTGGACGGCGAGGAGATCGGCGCGACCGTGGTCGCCACGGTCCAGGGCGGCTACGTCCTCGCCCGCGCCTCCGGCTCCCCCGCGGCCTTCGACGCCGGGGTCCGCGGCCTGCTCTCCCTGCTCGCACCCCGGACTCACAGACAGGAGAACTGA
- a CDS encoding DUF4865 family protein: MHAMQYEFTLPADYDMGVIRSRVARVGHLLDDWEGLGIKTYVLRERGMHGSPVNQYGPFYLWNTAEGMNRFLWGGAFQGPVDDFGRPAVRQWSGLAFEEGAATGSAPGFALRRRQAVPDGVELAAFMAETAAETARLAAEDGAVLAAAAVDTHAWEVVHFSLWEHATPEHDGDLFQVLHLSAPGRDRLPRGRQW, encoded by the coding sequence ATGCACGCCATGCAGTACGAGTTCACCCTGCCCGCGGACTACGACATGGGCGTCATCCGCTCGCGTGTCGCCCGCGTCGGGCATCTGCTGGACGACTGGGAGGGCCTCGGCATCAAGACGTACGTGCTGCGCGAGCGCGGGATGCACGGCTCGCCGGTCAACCAGTACGGGCCGTTCTACCTGTGGAACACCGCCGAGGGCATGAACAGGTTCCTTTGGGGTGGCGCCTTCCAGGGGCCTGTCGACGACTTCGGGCGACCGGCGGTCCGGCAGTGGTCGGGCCTGGCGTTCGAGGAGGGCGCCGCGACCGGATCCGCGCCCGGCTTCGCCCTGCGCCGGCGCCAAGCGGTGCCTGACGGCGTGGAGTTGGCCGCGTTCATGGCGGAGACCGCGGCCGAGACGGCGCGGCTGGCCGCGGAGGACGGTGCGGTACTGGCGGCGGCAGCCGTGGACACGCACGCGTGGGAGGTCGTGCACTTCTCCCTCTGGGAGCACGCCACGCCCGAGCACGACGGGGACCTCTTCCAGGTGCTGCACCTCTCCGCCCCCGGCCGGGACCGGCTCCCGCGCGGCCGGCAGTGGTGA
- a CDS encoding phosphotriesterase codes for MSRVRTVLGDVRPGELGVCDAHDHLFLRSPQLPSQELDDASAARAELAAFRAAGGAAVVQWTPYGMGRRTADLPTLSRATGVRLVCATGLHQAAHYPAQMLQGLRGRLAEVFVAELTEGIGTTGVRAGLIKVAGGFHALDAHARWTMAAAAEAHQATGAPIAVHLELGTGALDVLDLLCGELEVPGDRIVLGHLNRFPDPVVQRQAAASGCWLAFDGPSRAHHATDWRMPEALQALADAGFADRLLLGGDTVVAGARSVNGGPGMPYLLRRVRPRLTQVLGTQLVDRILGVHPGQAFAVDWK; via the coding sequence GTGAGCCGCGTCCGCACCGTCCTCGGTGACGTCCGACCCGGGGAACTGGGGGTGTGCGACGCGCACGACCATCTCTTCCTGCGCAGCCCGCAGTTGCCCAGCCAGGAGCTGGACGACGCCTCCGCGGCACGGGCCGAGCTGGCCGCATTCCGGGCGGCGGGCGGGGCGGCCGTCGTGCAGTGGACGCCGTACGGAATGGGGCGGCGGACGGCGGACCTGCCGACGCTGTCCCGGGCCACCGGTGTGCGGCTGGTCTGCGCCACGGGACTGCACCAGGCCGCGCACTACCCGGCGCAGATGCTGCAGGGGCTGCGCGGCCGGCTGGCCGAGGTGTTCGTCGCGGAGCTGACCGAGGGCATCGGGACCACCGGTGTCCGGGCTGGTCTGATCAAGGTGGCGGGCGGCTTCCACGCGCTCGACGCGCACGCCCGCTGGACCATGGCGGCGGCGGCCGAGGCCCATCAAGCCACCGGTGCGCCCATCGCCGTCCACCTGGAGCTGGGCACCGGTGCGCTGGACGTACTCGACCTGCTGTGCGGCGAGTTGGAGGTGCCGGGGGACCGGATCGTCCTCGGTCATCTGAACCGTTTCCCCGATCCGGTGGTGCAGCGGCAGGCCGCCGCGTCGGGCTGCTGGCTGGCCTTCGACGGGCCGTCCCGCGCCCATCACGCCACAGACTGGCGGATGCCGGAGGCGCTACAGGCCCTGGCGGACGCGGGGTTCGCGGACCGGCTGCTGCTCGGCGGGGACACGGTGGTCGCCGGGGCCCGTTCGGTAAACGGCGGCCCCGGGATGCCATACCTGCTGCGCCGTGTGCGGCCGCGGCTGACGCAGGTGCTGGGCACGCAGCTGGTCGACCGCATCCTCGGAGTCCATCCGGGGCAGGCGTTCGCGGTCGACTGGAAGTGA
- a CDS encoding DUF1272 domain-containing protein, whose translation MALEMRDRCERCTAAPLPPDGPARICSYECTFCEACGAALGQVCPNCGGELVARPRRTAGAA comes from the coding sequence ATGGCCCTGGAGATGCGTGACCGCTGCGAGCGCTGTACGGCCGCCCCCTTGCCGCCCGACGGCCCGGCCCGCATCTGCTCGTACGAGTGCACCTTCTGCGAGGCATGCGGCGCGGCCCTGGGGCAGGTCTGCCCCAACTGCGGCGGCGAACTGGTCGCTCGCCCCCGCCGGACGGCCGGGGCGGCCTGA
- a CDS encoding cupin domain-containing protein codes for MHITRRRPDTQQGPSENFTGTVWLDEIAAPATPSRLRMFNVHFAPGAHTAWHRHPHGQVLHVLEGEGLVRRKGGDVEEIRAGDTVWIEPGEWHWHGAGPRTFMSHLAVVEAAADGTTTEWHEHVHDYPA; via the coding sequence GTGCACATCACCAGACGGCGCCCCGACACGCAGCAGGGCCCATCGGAGAACTTCACCGGCACGGTCTGGCTGGACGAGATCGCCGCGCCCGCCACCCCGTCCCGGCTGCGCATGTTCAACGTCCACTTCGCACCCGGCGCCCACACGGCCTGGCACCGGCATCCGCACGGGCAGGTGCTGCACGTCCTGGAGGGAGAGGGGCTCGTGCGGCGCAAGGGCGGTGACGTCGAGGAGATCCGCGCGGGCGACACGGTGTGGATCGAGCCGGGCGAGTGGCACTGGCACGGTGCCGGGCCGCGCACCTTCATGAGCCACCTGGCGGTCGTGGAGGCCGCCGCGGACGGCACGACGACCGAATGGCACGAGCACGTGCACGACTACCCCGCCTGA
- a CDS encoding glycogen debranching N-terminal domain-containing protein, giving the protein MNPADDFVQLVRDATFARLDDAGNISGTVGTAPDGLFLRDARHLSLWHLTVDGTEPIPLAPATASTDDASTCVLAPRGTRDHPPAYTVFRDQNITAGALTEHLRLVSNRPDPVTARVQITLDADFADLFELRADDRHYDKADGHRSVHHTSTGLELDYRRADWHSRTTVTCDPPPAGHDSAHDTQRPTARTLTWHLPLAAHGQADLHLTVRAQPHGLPALGSPTIMRPKQHTPAGADDLTRTCERGLADVDLLTIPLTGVDDEEVHVPAAGIPWFLTLFGRDSLLTSYFLLPYRPETAAATLSALAATQGRHHDPISGEQPGRIVHETRHGELAHFRQIPYGRYYGAVDATPLFLVLLHAHHETTGDKTVAVRLEQHARRAVDWMFSHGGLDKHGYLVYQPDPDGLVNQNWKDSAGAICFADGTQAQGPIAVSEVQGYAYDALVRTAQLAATVWQDHAYAQHLHDAAAALRARFHTDFWMPQAEFPALALDGNGRQVDALASDAGHLLWSGILHPDLARQVGKRLLQPDFFSGWAIRTLATGQKPYHPLSYHRGSAWPHDNAVIALGLARHELAEETHTVAEGLIEAATHHNYRLPEVLAGYDRTASARPVPYLHSCSPQAWAAATPLALRTALSTV; this is encoded by the coding sequence ATGAATCCGGCCGACGACTTCGTCCAGCTGGTGCGCGACGCCACCTTCGCCCGCCTCGACGATGCAGGCAATATCAGCGGGACCGTCGGCACCGCACCCGACGGACTGTTCCTGCGCGACGCCCGCCACCTCAGCCTCTGGCACCTCACCGTCGACGGCACCGAGCCCATCCCGCTCGCACCCGCCACAGCCTCAACCGACGACGCCTCCACATGCGTCCTGGCACCCCGCGGCACCCGGGACCACCCACCCGCCTACACCGTCTTCCGCGACCAGAACATCACCGCCGGAGCGCTGACCGAGCACCTGCGCCTCGTCAGCAACCGACCGGACCCGGTCACCGCCCGCGTACAGATCACCCTCGACGCCGACTTCGCCGATCTGTTCGAACTCCGCGCCGACGACCGCCACTACGACAAAGCCGACGGCCACCGGAGCGTCCACCACACCAGCACCGGCCTCGAGCTCGACTACCGCCGGGCCGACTGGCACTCCCGCACAACGGTCACCTGCGACCCCCCGCCCGCAGGCCACGACAGCGCTCACGACACCCAGCGCCCCACCGCCCGCACCCTCACCTGGCACCTGCCACTGGCCGCCCACGGCCAGGCCGACCTGCACCTGACCGTACGCGCCCAGCCGCACGGACTACCGGCCCTCGGCTCACCGACCATCATGCGGCCGAAGCAGCACACACCCGCCGGGGCCGATGACCTGACCCGCACCTGTGAGCGAGGCCTGGCCGACGTCGACCTGCTGACCATCCCGCTCACCGGCGTGGACGACGAAGAGGTCCACGTGCCCGCGGCGGGCATCCCCTGGTTCCTCACCCTGTTCGGCCGTGACTCACTCCTGACCTCCTACTTCCTGCTGCCCTACCGCCCCGAAACGGCAGCAGCCACCCTCAGCGCCCTCGCCGCCACCCAGGGCCGCCACCACGACCCGATCAGCGGAGAACAACCCGGACGCATCGTCCACGAGACCCGCCACGGCGAACTGGCCCACTTCCGGCAGATCCCCTACGGCCGCTACTACGGCGCCGTAGACGCCACCCCCCTCTTCCTGGTGCTGCTCCACGCCCACCACGAGACGACCGGCGACAAAACCGTCGCCGTACGGCTGGAGCAGCATGCCCGCCGAGCCGTCGACTGGATGTTCTCCCACGGCGGCCTCGACAAGCATGGCTACCTCGTCTACCAACCTGATCCAGACGGCCTGGTCAACCAGAACTGGAAGGACTCGGCAGGTGCTATCTGCTTCGCCGACGGCACCCAGGCACAGGGCCCCATCGCTGTCTCAGAAGTCCAGGGCTACGCCTACGACGCGCTGGTCCGCACGGCCCAACTGGCCGCCACCGTCTGGCAGGACCACGCCTACGCACAGCACCTGCACGACGCCGCCGCAGCACTGCGCGCCCGCTTCCACACCGACTTCTGGATGCCGCAGGCCGAGTTTCCCGCACTCGCGCTGGACGGCAACGGCCGTCAGGTCGACGCCCTGGCCTCAGACGCCGGCCATCTGCTCTGGTCAGGAATACTCCACCCAGACCTCGCCCGGCAGGTGGGAAAGCGCCTCCTGCAGCCGGACTTCTTTTCCGGCTGGGCAATCCGCACTCTGGCCACCGGACAGAAGCCCTACCACCCCTTGTCCTACCACCGCGGCAGTGCCTGGCCACACGACAACGCAGTCATCGCACTGGGCCTCGCCCGCCACGAGCTCGCCGAGGAGACACACACAGTCGCCGAAGGCCTCATCGAAGCAGCAACGCATCACAACTACCGCCTACCCGAGGTACTGGCCGGCTACGACCGCACAGCCAGTGCCCGGCCAGTGCCCTACCTTCACTCATGCTCACCACAGGCCTGGGCCGCTGCAACGCCACTCGCCCTGCGCACGGCACTGAGCACCGTATGA